One part of the Aurantibacillus circumpalustris genome encodes these proteins:
- a CDS encoding T9SS type A sorting domain-containing protein: MKKNYQSIKLMIACLILFGLKAGAQLSGIVTINNTIPSSATNFTSFTAFAAVVNTAGVSGPLTVNVAATSNLYTEQVSFSQAPGISATNTITINGNGRTITFNATAAANPHTIVLNGADYMFFNNLNIIGTGASYALVVHLWNQANNNEFLNCAITAPLNAASTTQIPFSLSNSGTVYSTSGNSGNNNVVNTCTLSGGYFSVCYYGNTVAPFTVGNKVLNSKIQDFYIYGVYNYYGQYLTIKGNIIERPFRTTLSSCYSIYLSTSSIDILVEGNHIRNPYLTGITNANLAYGVYVGSGGTSGHENIIRNNVISDMYCNGTVYGIYVAGVAYTLVYHNTIILDGATNTAGTTYGIYSTVASSPVKNNIIIINRAGNGTKYCLYAGTAANTWNSNHNVFNMLSTAGTNGLVFASVNYTSLATWQAISLNDKGSTTADPLFNNPGAWDFAPTATVVNNMCPPLGVTTDFSLTTRSVLFPDPGAVEVFNTPCTGAPGPNSFVTPTVAFCPGMMLDLTLLNSGTYTNSGYTIAWQTSTASAVGPFASVPGATLNSYNTGPINQTIHYRAVITCAAGSSFSTVPQSVNVAPVTTSVVPYHEGLETLALNKLPNCSWAASNVGISNLTYTAPAGNNRVPHAGSQFASFYSSPSGTSYFYTNGIQLVAGITYSASMWYITESGFNNWADLSIMVGGGQTPAGMVTVASTGGTVTPILYTPLSNTFVVPLSGLYYVAVKATSGAGVAPYLTWDDLRITIPCEINGPNLSISPSATTICQGQSVLLTGVGADSYLWSDGQITTVGVFAPTFPQTYTLTGFNTLSGCTTTLTQMVDVLQSPQVTAFVNGPTGCAGKAVNVVAQGADSYFWNTGAQVASTFVYPNATTTYSVIGTNSLGCTSIAILQVSVSPAPNITVLVSSTQLCNGDQLTLTGSGAGTYNWLTSLNSSQSGNPLTVNPNASATYTVIGKDNIGCEGKATVSFAVEECTSLTKLSSSNVSKLYPNPTTGVFAIELNKPASKIEISDLTGRVISSYLNVEGKVSFNINTLANGIYYVKISQSDSYEVVKLVKSNN; the protein is encoded by the coding sequence ATGAAAAAAAACTACCAATCTATCAAGTTGATGATTGCTTGTCTTATCCTTTTTGGATTAAAGGCTGGTGCTCAATTATCAGGAATCGTTACAATTAACAACACCATTCCTTCCTCGGCTACAAACTTTACTAGTTTTACGGCCTTTGCCGCTGTTGTAAATACCGCAGGTGTTAGTGGCCCCTTAACTGTAAACGTCGCTGCAACCTCTAATCTTTACACAGAGCAAGTAAGTTTTTCTCAAGCTCCCGGTATTTCAGCAACCAACACCATAACTATTAATGGTAATGGCCGTACCATAACGTTTAACGCCACTGCCGCTGCTAATCCACATACAATTGTGTTAAACGGCGCCGATTACATGTTCTTTAATAATTTAAACATTATTGGAACTGGTGCGTCTTATGCTCTTGTGGTTCACTTATGGAATCAAGCAAACAATAACGAGTTTCTTAATTGTGCAATAACAGCTCCATTGAATGCGGCATCAACAACGCAAATTCCATTTTCTCTTAGTAATTCTGGTACGGTTTATTCGACTAGTGGTAACTCAGGTAACAACAACGTTGTAAATACTTGTACTTTAAGCGGTGGTTATTTTTCCGTATGTTATTATGGCAATACTGTGGCACCCTTTACTGTTGGAAATAAAGTGTTAAATTCTAAAATTCAAGATTTTTATATTTATGGTGTTTATAACTATTACGGTCAGTATTTAACTATTAAGGGTAATATTATAGAACGCCCTTTTCGTACAACACTAAGTTCTTGTTATTCAATATATCTTTCTACCAGTTCTATAGATATTTTGGTTGAAGGAAATCATATCAGAAACCCTTATCTAACCGGTATTACAAACGCTAATTTGGCATATGGTGTTTACGTTGGTTCGGGAGGCACTTCTGGGCATGAGAATATCATTCGTAATAATGTGATCTCTGATATGTATTGTAATGGTACAGTTTACGGCATTTATGTTGCTGGTGTTGCTTACACTCTTGTCTATCATAATACAATTATATTAGACGGTGCAACAAATACTGCTGGTACAACTTATGGTATTTATTCAACTGTTGCTTCAAGTCCGGTAAAAAATAACATCATTATAATTAATCGTGCTGGCAATGGTACTAAATATTGTTTGTACGCAGGTACAGCAGCAAATACCTGGAACTCGAATCATAATGTGTTTAATATGCTCTCTACTGCTGGTACGAATGGCCTTGTTTTCGCAAGTGTAAATTACACGAGTTTAGCAACATGGCAAGCTATTTCTTTAAATGATAAGGGAAGTACAACTGCCGATCCGCTATTTAACAATCCTGGTGCTTGGGATTTTGCTCCAACTGCTACGGTTGTTAATAATATGTGCCCGCCTTTAGGTGTTACTACAGATTTTAGTTTAACAACTAGAAGCGTTTTATTCCCAGATCCGGGTGCTGTTGAAGTATTTAATACACCATGTACTGGAGCTCCGGGACCGAACTCGTTTGTTACTCCAACCGTGGCTTTTTGCCCGGGTATGATGCTTGATCTTACTCTTTTAAACAGTGGAACTTACACAAATTCTGGTTATACCATCGCTTGGCAAACATCTACGGCTTCAGCTGTGGGTCCATTTGCCTCAGTACCTGGTGCAACTTTAAATAGTTATAATACAGGCCCAATTAATCAAACAATTCATTACAGGGCGGTAATTACCTGTGCGGCTGGTTCAAGTTTTTCAACAGTTCCTCAGTCAGTAAACGTTGCTCCTGTTACCACAAGTGTAGTACCTTACCATGAAGGTCTCGAAACGCTTGCTTTAAATAAGCTTCCAAACTGTTCTTGGGCTGCAAGTAATGTTGGTATAAGTAACTTAACCTATACGGCTCCTGCCGGAAACAATAGGGTTCCTCATGCAGGTAGCCAATTCGCTTCTTTTTATAGCTCGCCGTCCGGTACTAGTTATTTTTATACTAACGGTATTCAACTAGTTGCCGGAATTACCTATTCTGCTTCCATGTGGTATATTACTGAGTCTGGTTTTAATAATTGGGCAGATTTATCCATCATGGTGGGTGGAGGACAAACTCCTGCTGGTATGGTAACCGTTGCCTCAACAGGTGGTACAGTAACACCAATACTTTACACACCGCTTTCAAATACATTTGTAGTACCTCTTTCGGGCTTATATTACGTTGCTGTGAAAGCTACTTCTGGTGCAGGTGTAGCGCCATATTTAACCTGGGATGATTTAAGGATTACAATTCCTTGCGAAATTAATGGGCCTAACTTGTCAATTAGCCCTAGTGCTACAACTATTTGTCAAGGACAAAGCGTTTTATTAACGGGTGTTGGTGCCGACTCTTATTTATGGAGTGATGGTCAAATAACTACAGTAGGTGTATTTGCTCCAACTTTCCCACAAACATATACGCTTACAGGATTTAACACACTTAGTGGATGTACAACAACATTGACTCAAATGGTTGATGTTCTTCAATCGCCTCAAGTTACTGCATTTGTAAACGGGCCAACTGGTTGTGCCGGAAAAGCTGTTAATGTGGTAGCTCAAGGCGCAGATAGTTACTTTTGGAATACTGGTGCACAAGTTGCTTCAACTTTTGTTTATCCAAACGCAACTACAACTTATTCGGTAATTGGTACAAATTCTTTGGGTTGCACCAGTATAGCAATACTTCAGGTTTCTGTAAGCCCTGCTCCTAATATCACAGTGTTAGTTTCCAGTACACAATTGTGTAACGGAGATCAATTAACACTAACAGGATCTGGTGCAGGAACATATAACTGGCTAACAAGTCTCAACTCTTCTCAAAGTGGTAATCCTTTAACAGTAAATCCAAATGCTTCAGCTACTTACACAGTTATTGGAAAAGATAACATAGGCTGTGAAGGAAAAGCAACTGTGAGTTTCGCTGTTGAAGAGTGTACAAGTTTGACTAAATTATCGAGTTCAAATGTTTCAAAACTTTACCCTAATCCAACTACTGGTGTTTTTGCTATCGAGTTAAATAAACCAGCAAGCAAAATAGAAATCAGTGATTTAACAGGTCGCGTAATTTCATCTTATCTGAATGTTGAAGGAAAAGTTAGTTTTAATATCAATACGTTAGCTAATGGCATTTATTATGTCAAAATAAGTCAATCGGATTCGTATGAAGTAGTTAAGCTTGTAAAAAGCAATAACTAA
- a CDS encoding glycine-rich protein, which translates to MKTKIYKLVSSAKQGLYALTLLVSGTAYSQNTFTFTYSGNQQTMAIPAGPYQIEVWGASGGLGNINSGSVPNSQIAGGVGGYSSGTITVNAPTTWYINVGGKGSDGFLNTTAPGGYNGGGDGSVNSTHRGGGGGGATHVASATGILSSLSGNQSAVVIVGGAGAGGGNQSIGGDGGGLNGIQPPTTTQFSNRTAGGGGSQTAGGACYTSGFGAGFGQGGTTIQNLAGGGGGGWYGGCSGDNSTGGGGGSGYIGGVSNGTTAAFGQPGFVPNPDVSGNGLVIITKLCDVTIGSSSNPVCQGSSVTLTTSAVTTLSWSASVSTASSIVVTPTSNTTYYVTGIGSNNNCVTTVAINLSMTPLPNISSMVNPPLLCVGNSATLTGQGANTYTWSNLTSGLTTAVSPSVTTTYTASGTDGFGCVNSNTVSVVVNSNSISVPAATTICRGSLVNLTASGAVSYIWSNGIPLSGILVSPTVSTVYSVIGIDVNNCSLSNAVSITVNDLPNVFPSTDKDIICKKESVVLSATGANTYAWSNPITGSSTGASVTLTLNIDVPYLFTVVGTGSNGCSKTATVSVDVQKCAGVNELSEQNTFVSVYPNPNNGLFTVESKQISSGTIEIMDLSGKIIFTETVRGNTTQVNMGDYAAGIYFVKVKNETSFEVIKLIKNQ; encoded by the coding sequence ATGAAAACAAAAATTTACAAATTAGTATCAAGCGCAAAACAAGGATTGTATGCCCTTACTTTGCTTGTGTCTGGAACGGCATACTCACAAAACACTTTTACCTTTACATACTCTGGAAACCAACAAACGATGGCCATTCCGGCAGGTCCTTATCAAATAGAGGTTTGGGGAGCTAGTGGAGGATTAGGAAATATTAACTCGGGATCGGTTCCGAACAGCCAAATCGCAGGCGGTGTTGGAGGATATTCTTCTGGCACTATTACTGTTAACGCTCCAACTACCTGGTATATCAATGTTGGTGGCAAGGGCTCAGATGGATTTCTGAATACGACTGCGCCAGGCGGGTATAATGGTGGCGGTGATGGAAGCGTTAACTCTACACATAGAGGCGGTGGTGGTGGCGGAGCTACCCATGTTGCTAGTGCAACGGGTATCTTGAGTTCTTTATCTGGAAATCAGTCTGCGGTAGTAATTGTTGGTGGTGCTGGCGCTGGCGGCGGAAATCAGTCTATTGGTGGAGACGGTGGCGGACTAAATGGAATTCAACCTCCAACTACTACACAATTTTCGAATAGAACAGCTGGTGGTGGCGGATCACAAACAGCTGGTGGTGCGTGCTATACTAGTGGTTTTGGCGCTGGTTTTGGGCAGGGCGGAACAACGATACAAAATTTAGCTGGCGGCGGCGGTGGCGGTTGGTATGGTGGCTGCTCCGGCGACAATAGTACTGGCGGCGGCGGCGGTTCCGGTTACATTGGCGGTGTGAGTAATGGTACAACAGCAGCATTTGGTCAGCCTGGTTTTGTTCCCAATCCCGATGTTTCAGGAAACGGTTTGGTAATAATCACCAAGCTTTGCGATGTTACCATAGGATCTAGTTCTAATCCTGTTTGTCAGGGCAGTAGTGTAACATTAACCACCTCTGCGGTAACTACTCTTTCCTGGAGTGCCAGTGTTTCAACGGCTTCTTCAATTGTTGTAACACCAACAAGTAACACAACTTATTACGTTACAGGAATAGGTTCAAATAACAACTGTGTTACCACTGTTGCAATTAATCTTTCTATGACACCTTTACCAAACATTTCATCCATGGTTAATCCTCCTTTGTTATGTGTTGGCAATTCAGCTACTTTAACAGGACAAGGAGCAAATACTTATACCTGGAGCAACTTAACTTCAGGCCTCACAACAGCTGTTAGTCCTAGTGTTACAACTACCTACACCGCATCGGGAACAGATGGTTTTGGATGTGTTAATTCCAATACAGTGAGTGTGGTTGTAAATTCTAATTCAATAAGTGTTCCTGCCGCTACAACTATTTGTAGGGGTTCTTTGGTTAACCTCACCGCAAGTGGCGCTGTAAGCTATATTTGGAGTAATGGAATCCCACTATCTGGTATTCTTGTAAGTCCAACTGTAAGTACAGTTTATTCTGTTATTGGTATTGATGTAAACAACTGTTCTTTGAGTAATGCAGTTTCAATAACGGTTAACGATTTACCAAACGTTTTTCCGTCTACTGATAAAGATATTATTTGCAAAAAAGAATCCGTGGTTCTTAGTGCAACAGGAGCAAATACCTATGCTTGGAGTAATCCAATAACGGGTTCCTCAACAGGAGCCTCGGTGACTCTAACTTTGAATATTGATGTTCCTTATTTATTTACCGTTGTTGGTACTGGAAGTAATGGTTGCAGCAAAACTGCTACCGTATCTGTGGATGTACAAAAATGTGCTGGTGTAAATGAATTGAGTGAACAAAATACTTTTGTAAGTGTTTATCCGAATCCAAATAATGGATTATTCACAGTGGAATCAAAACAAATAAGTTCTGGAACAATTGAAATAATGGATCTTTCAGGAAAAATTATTTTCACTGAAACTGTTAGAGGTAATACAACTCAAGTAAACATGGGTGATTATGCAGCTGGCATTTATTTTGTTAAGGTTAAAAATGAAACTTCTTTTGAAGTTATTAAACTAATAAAAAATCAATAA
- a CDS encoding T9SS type A sorting domain-containing protein, producing the protein MKRKIYKLLLGAKQGLFALSLLVAGMAYSQTTYTFNYTGSTQTITLSGGSVFIQMWGADGGNNLTAGTGGKGGYSTGTVNVAPGTYYVYVGGKGTTLQAASTAATGGFNGGGNSGAYSSTGNACGSGGGASHVASATGLLSTLSGNQSAVSIVAGGGGGGGANHGGTNTQDLGANGGGLTGGNGLTGTYGGFGGTQVAGGSNSSVPLYSGTMAEGGSFGQGGSANLAPSGYAAYPSNTGGGGGGGWYGGAAALWEGGGGGSGYVGGTVNGTTAAVGQPGFVPNPDVSGNGMVIITKLCDVTIGASSNPVCQGSSVTLTTTAITTLSWSASVSTASSIVVTPTSNTTYYVTGIGTNNCVATDGINITMVPLPNVSSMVNPPLLCVGNTATLTGQGAITYTWSNSTTGLTTAVNPNVTTNYTVSGTNGFGCINNAVIGVIVNTNVISVSANTTICTGKSVNISASGAVTYTWSNNISLSGLSVSPTLTTVYSVIGRDVNNCLLSNSVSITVNDLPNVFLSTDKDIICKKESVVLSATGANTYAWSNPITGPLNGASLTLTLNIDLPYLFTVVGTGTNGCSRTATVSVDVQKCAGVNELSEQNTFVSVYPNPNNGLFTVESKQISSGTIEIMDLSGKIIFTETIKSNATEVNMSAFATGIYFVKVKNETSSEVIKLIKNQ; encoded by the coding sequence ATGAAAAGAAAAATTTACAAATTATTATTAGGAGCAAAACAGGGATTGTTTGCACTTTCTTTGCTTGTAGCTGGAATGGCATACTCGCAAACAACATACACTTTCAATTACACCGGAAGTACACAAACGATCACCCTTTCGGGAGGCTCGGTTTTTATACAAATGTGGGGTGCTGATGGAGGAAATAATCTTACAGCAGGTACGGGGGGTAAAGGCGGTTATTCTACAGGAACTGTCAATGTTGCCCCAGGCACTTATTATGTTTACGTTGGAGGCAAGGGCACAACGCTACAAGCAGCTTCTACTGCGGCTACAGGCGGCTTTAATGGCGGCGGCAATTCAGGGGCTTATTCTTCTACTGGTAATGCGTGTGGTTCTGGTGGTGGTGCATCGCATGTTGCATCAGCAACAGGGCTTTTAAGTACTTTATCAGGAAATCAATCGGCTGTATCTATTGTAGCTGGCGGCGGCGGCGGCGGCGGAGCTAATCATGGAGGAACTAATACGCAAGATCTTGGAGCGAATGGTGGTGGATTAACTGGTGGAAATGGACTAACGGGCACTTATGGTGGATTTGGCGGCACTCAAGTTGCAGGTGGAAGCAACTCATCAGTTCCTCTTTATTCAGGCACGATGGCTGAAGGTGGTTCTTTTGGTCAAGGAGGTTCGGCTAATTTGGCACCCAGTGGATATGCTGCATATCCTAGTAATACTGGCGGCGGCGGCGGCGGCGGTTGGTATGGTGGCGCAGCGGCATTGTGGGAAGGTGGTGGCGGCGGTTCAGGATACGTTGGCGGTACAGTTAATGGTACAACCGCTGCAGTAGGTCAACCTGGTTTTGTTCCCAATCCCGATGTTTCAGGAAATGGTATGGTAATAATTACAAAGCTTTGCGATGTTACCATAGGAGCTAGTTCCAATCCTGTTTGTCAGGGCAGCAGTGTAACGTTAACTACTACTGCGATAACTACTCTTTCTTGGAGTGCTAGTGTTTCAACGGCTTCTTCAATTGTTGTAACACCAACAAGTAACACAACTTATTATGTTACAGGAATAGGTACAAACAACTGCGTTGCCACTGATGGAATCAATATTACAATGGTACCTTTACCAAACGTTTCTTCTATGGTTAATCCTCCTTTATTATGCGTTGGCAATACAGCTACTTTAACAGGACAAGGAGCTATCACTTATACCTGGAGCAATTCAACTACAGGCCTCACAACAGCTGTTAATCCTAACGTTACAACTAACTATACCGTATCGGGAACAAATGGTTTTGGATGTATCAATAATGCAGTAATCGGTGTTATTGTTAATACAAATGTTATTAGCGTATCAGCAAATACAACTATTTGTACTGGAAAGTCTGTTAATATTTCAGCGAGTGGTGCAGTAACCTATACTTGGAGTAATAATATTTCTTTATCAGGTTTATCGGTATCACCTACTTTAACTACAGTTTATTCTGTCATAGGAAGGGATGTTAATAACTGTCTACTTTCAAATTCTGTTTCAATAACGGTTAACGATTTACCAAACGTTTTTCTGTCTACTGATAAAGATATTATTTGCAAAAAAGAATCCGTGGTTCTTAGTGCAACAGGGGCAAATACCTACGCTTGGAGTAATCCAATAACTGGTCCGCTAAATGGAGCATCACTAACACTAACTTTAAATATCGACCTTCCTTACTTATTTACCGTTGTTGGTACCGGAACTAACGGTTGCAGCAGAACTGCTACCGTATCTGTGGATGTACAAAAATGTGCTGGTGTAAATGAATTGAGTGAACAAAATACTTTTGTGAGTGTTTATCCGAATCCAAATAATGGATTATTCACAGTGGAATCAAAACAAATAAGTTCTGGAACAATTGAAATCATGGATCTTTCGGGAAAAATCATTTTCACCGAAACTATTAAAAGTAATGCTACTGAAGTAAATATGAGTGCTTTTGCAACTGGCATTTATTTTGTTAAGGTTAAAAATGAAACTTCTTCGGAAGTTATTAAACTAATAAAAAATCAATAA
- a CDS encoding T9SS type A sorting domain-containing protein has translation MKIKIYKLVSNVKQGLLALALTVFSGTAHSQATYTFSYTGSAQTVAVQAGSYSIECWGADGGDGGDLAAYIGSGGKGGYSNGVYSVATPTILYIYVGEKGQSTNTTGAAIVTAAGGWNGGGGGFNGSSGSYYKGGGGGGTDVRTTQNTTYLNRVIVAGGGGGGGGAASAPYIGIGGNGGGTSGQDGILGSSQTTHNGLGGTQSAGGVGGVYGSTSIGVTGGFGLGGDGGSISGNVYPAGGGGGGWYGGGGGATQGGSGGGGSGYIGGVTSGTTIMFAQSGFVPNPDVAGNGRVIIRQLCDVGIQASSNPVCEGTSVTLTCTAVTTLSWSSTVSTASTIVVTPTSNTTYYVTGIGSNNNCVSTAAINISITPLPNISSMVNPPLLCVGNSATLTASGANTYTWSNLSSGITTAVNPSVTTTYSLSGTNGFGCINNAVISVNVNTNVITASSNTTICSGESVNVMANGAVSYTWSNGAGLSGFIVSPTVSTVYSVLGTDVLNCELSNSVSITVKALPNVFPSTDKDIICKKESVVLSATGANTYAWSNPVAGSSTGASVTLTLSIDIPYLFTVVGTGTNGCSRTATVSVDVQKCAGVNELTEQNTSVSVYPNPNNGLFTVESKQLNSGTIHITDVTGRVVLVTNMVDEKTLINISNLNNGVYYVRVSNINSFETFKFVKN, from the coding sequence ATGAAAATAAAAATTTACAAATTAGTATCAAACGTAAAACAAGGTTTGCTTGCGCTTGCGTTGACCGTATTTTCGGGTACGGCACATTCGCAAGCAACTTACACTTTCAGTTACACAGGAAGTGCACAAACCGTAGCCGTTCAGGCAGGTTCTTATTCAATAGAGTGTTGGGGAGCAGATGGTGGAGATGGTGGAGATCTTGCTGCTTATATCGGATCAGGTGGTAAAGGTGGTTATAGCAATGGTGTTTATTCAGTAGCTACACCCACAATTCTATACATTTACGTTGGAGAAAAGGGTCAATCGACAAATACTACGGGCGCAGCAATCGTTACAGCAGCGGGCGGTTGGAATGGCGGCGGCGGTGGTTTTAACGGCTCTTCAGGTAGTTATTACAAAGGCGGCGGCGGCGGCGGCACTGATGTTAGAACTACTCAAAACACTACTTATTTAAATAGGGTAATTGTTGCCGGCGGCGGCGGCGGCGGCGGCGGCGCCGCTAGTGCACCATATATTGGAATTGGAGGTAATGGAGGTGGTACATCCGGCCAAGATGGCATATTAGGATCGTCACAAACTACGCACAACGGTTTAGGAGGAACGCAAAGCGCAGGTGGTGTTGGTGGTGTATATGGCTCGACTAGTATAGGAGTTACCGGTGGTTTTGGTCTTGGTGGAGATGGAGGAAGTATATCTGGCAATGTTTACCCTGCCGGTGGCGGTGGTGGTGGTTGGTATGGCGGCGGCGGCGGGGCAACTCAAGGCGGCAGTGGCGGCGGTGGTTCAGGCTACATTGGTGGTGTAACCAGTGGTACAACTATCATGTTTGCGCAATCTGGTTTTGTTCCCAATCCCGATGTTGCAGGAAACGGTAGGGTAATAATCAGACAGCTTTGTGATGTTGGCATACAAGCTAGTTCTAATCCTGTTTGCGAAGGTACCAGTGTAACGTTAACCTGTACTGCGGTAACCACACTTTCTTGGAGTTCTACTGTTTCAACAGCTTCTACAATTGTTGTAACACCTACAAGTAATACAACTTATTACGTTACGGGTATAGGTTCAAACAATAATTGCGTTTCCACTGCTGCAATCAATATTTCCATAACACCATTGCCAAACATTTCTTCCATGGTTAATCCTCCTTTATTATGTGTTGGCAATTCAGCTACTTTAACGGCATCTGGAGCAAATACTTATACCTGGAGTAACTTAAGTTCAGGCATCACAACAGCTGTTAATCCCAGTGTTACAACTACTTATTCCTTATCAGGAACAAATGGTTTTGGATGTATCAATAATGCAGTAATCAGTGTTAATGTTAATACAAATGTTATTACCGCTTCCTCAAATACAACTATTTGCTCTGGCGAATCTGTAAATGTTATGGCAAATGGCGCTGTATCTTATACCTGGAGCAATGGAGCCGGTTTATCGGGCTTCATAGTTTCTCCAACCGTAAGTACTGTTTATTCGGTTTTAGGAACTGATGTTTTAAATTGTGAGCTTTCAAATTCAGTTTCTATTACGGTTAAAGCTTTACCAAACGTTTTTCCGTCTACTGATAAAGACATTATTTGCAAAAAAGAATCAGTGGTTCTTAGCGCAACAGGAGCAAATACCTATGCCTGGAGTAATCCAGTAGCAGGTTCTTCAACAGGAGCCTCGGTGACTCTAACATTAAGTATAGATATTCCTTATTTATTTACGGTTGTTGGTACTGGAACAAACGGTTGCAGTAGAACCGCTACCGTATCTGTAGATGTGCAAAAATGTGCTGGGGTAAATGAATTAACTGAACAAAATACTTCTGTGAGTGTTTATCCAAATCCAAATAATGGATTATTTACAGTAGAATCGAAGCAACTTAATTCTGGAACTATCCATATTACAGATGTAACAGGACGAGTTGTTTTAGTGACTAATATGGTAGATGAAAAAACTCTCATTAATATAAGTAACTTAAATAATGGTGTTTATTACGTTAGAGTTTCGAATATAAACTCTTTTGAGACTTTTAAATTTGTGAAAAATTAA